One genomic segment of Occultella kanbiaonis includes these proteins:
- a CDS encoding RimK family alpha-L-glutamate ligase, producing the protein MKLAILSRAPRAYSTQRLRTAAADRGHQVKVLDTLRFAIDLSGPEPDLQFRGKPISDYDAILPRIGNSITYFGTAVVRQFEQMDVYTPNTANGISNARDKLRASQILARHQIGMPATAFVRNRADVRPAIERVGGAPVVIKLLEGTQGIGVILAPGVKVAEAIIETLHSTKQNVLIQSFVVESKGRDVRALVVGDRVVAAMRRIAHGDEFRSNVHRGGSVEPVTLDKEFEELAVRSAQIMGLRVAGVDMLEGSDGPLVMEVNSSPGLEGIETATNLDVAGAIIDHIADQVAFPEIDVRQRLTVSTGYGVAELLVHTGADLVGRTLGESGLEERDITVLTLHRGTSVIPNPRRSTQLEAEDRLLCFGRLEEMRSMIPARRSRRRKVRRLPPGPLVEG; encoded by the coding sequence ATGAAACTGGCGATCCTCTCGCGCGCGCCCCGTGCGTACTCCACCCAACGGCTGCGGACGGCTGCGGCCGACCGTGGGCACCAGGTCAAGGTCCTGGACACGCTGCGGTTCGCCATCGACCTGTCCGGGCCCGAGCCGGACCTGCAGTTCCGGGGCAAGCCGATCTCGGACTACGACGCGATCCTGCCAAGGATCGGCAACTCGATCACCTACTTCGGCACCGCCGTCGTCCGGCAGTTCGAGCAGATGGACGTGTACACGCCGAACACGGCGAACGGGATCTCGAACGCGCGGGACAAGCTCCGGGCGAGCCAGATCCTCGCGCGGCACCAGATCGGCATGCCGGCGACGGCGTTCGTGCGCAACCGCGCGGACGTGCGGCCCGCGATCGAGCGGGTCGGTGGGGCGCCCGTGGTGATCAAGTTGCTCGAGGGCACCCAGGGCATCGGCGTGATCCTCGCGCCCGGGGTCAAGGTCGCCGAGGCGATCATCGAGACCCTGCACAGCACCAAGCAGAACGTGCTCATCCAGAGCTTCGTGGTGGAGAGCAAGGGGCGGGACGTGCGCGCCCTCGTGGTCGGCGACCGCGTGGTCGCCGCGATGCGCCGGATCGCGCACGGTGACGAGTTCCGTTCGAACGTGCATCGTGGCGGTTCGGTCGAACCCGTCACGCTGGACAAGGAGTTCGAGGAGCTCGCGGTCCGCTCGGCCCAGATCATGGGGCTTCGGGTCGCGGGCGTGGACATGCTCGAGGGCTCCGACGGGCCGCTCGTGATGGAGGTCAACTCCTCCCCGGGCCTCGAGGGCATCGAGACCGCCACGAACCTGGACGTGGCCGGCGCGATCATCGACCACATCGCCGACCAGGTCGCGTTCCCGGAGATCGACGTGCGGCAGCGGCTGACCGTCTCCACCGGGTACGGCGTCGCGGAGCTGCTCGTGCACACCGGCGCCGACCTGGTCGGACGCACCCTCGGCGAATCGGGTCTCGAGGAGCGCGACATCACCGTGCTGACGCTGCACCGCGGCACCTCGGTGATTCCGAACCCGCGGCGCAGCACCCAGCTCGAGGCCGAGGACCGGCTGCTGTGCTTCGGCCGGTTGGAGGAGATGCGTTCGATGATCCCCGCCCGGCGGAGCCGACGGCGCAAGGTCCGCAGGCTGCCGCCCGGGCCGCTCGTCGAGGGCTGA
- a CDS encoding ATP-dependent zinc protease family protein, which yields MTGPTHLSTPTGWREWVAMPGIGVPWVKAKIDTGARSSALHAFGVTEFEHDGGPWVSFIVHPLQNSARDEVEVTLPVHDRRVVRSSSGHTQRRIVVLLDLVVAARPITAEVTLSNRDRMGFRMLIGREALRQGFLVDPGRSYLGPRPPKAIRRRHRATG from the coding sequence GTGACCGGGCCGACCCATCTAAGCACCCCGACGGGGTGGCGCGAGTGGGTCGCGATGCCCGGGATCGGGGTGCCGTGGGTCAAGGCGAAGATCGACACGGGTGCCCGTTCGAGCGCCCTTCACGCCTTCGGCGTGACCGAGTTCGAGCACGACGGCGGACCCTGGGTCTCGTTCATCGTGCACCCTCTGCAGAACTCGGCCCGGGACGAGGTGGAGGTCACCCTCCCGGTGCACGACCGCCGCGTCGTGCGCAGTTCCTCGGGCCACACCCAGCGCCGGATCGTGGTGCTCCTTGACCTGGTGGTCGCCGCCCGCCCGATCACCGCCGAGGTGACCCTGAGCAACCGGGACCGGATGGGCTTCCGAATGCTGATCGGGCGTGAGGCGCTGCGCCAGGGCTTCCTGGTCGACCCCGGCCGCTCGTATCTCGGCCCGCGCCCCCCGAAGGCGATCCGGCGGCGCCACCGCGCGACCGGGTAG
- a CDS encoding HAD family hydrolase has product MPHASSTGLGRLGLPPTILAVLFDLDGVLTQTSVLHRTAWKQTFDPILAAHGQSEFTEAEYAAHVDGRRRYDGVRAFLASRGIHPPEGTPADGPEAETVCGIGNRKNSEVGRRLAADGVATYPGSVAYLHAVRAAGLRTAVVTASANGADVLAAAGLSDLLEARVDGVIAARDNLPGKPAPDTFLAGARALGVAPAQAAVIEDAIAGVQAGRAGSFGYVVGVDRLDQAAELAANGADVVVSDLAELLEGAAS; this is encoded by the coding sequence ATGCCCCACGCATCGTCGACCGGCCTCGGCAGGCTCGGTCTCCCGCCCACCATCCTCGCCGTCCTGTTCGATCTCGACGGCGTCCTGACCCAGACCTCGGTGCTGCACCGCACCGCGTGGAAGCAGACCTTCGATCCGATCCTGGCCGCGCACGGTCAGAGCGAGTTCACCGAGGCGGAGTACGCCGCCCACGTGGACGGGCGCCGCCGGTACGACGGCGTGCGCGCCTTCCTCGCCTCCCGCGGGATCCACCCCCCGGAGGGCACGCCCGCGGACGGGCCGGAGGCCGAGACGGTCTGCGGGATCGGCAACCGCAAGAACTCCGAGGTCGGTCGCCGGTTGGCGGCCGACGGCGTCGCGACCTACCCGGGGTCGGTCGCCTACCTGCACGCCGTGCGGGCCGCGGGGCTGCGCACCGCGGTGGTGACCGCGTCCGCGAACGGCGCCGACGTGCTCGCCGCGGCCGGCCTGAGCGACCTGCTCGAGGCCCGTGTCGACGGCGTGATCGCGGCCCGGGACAACCTCCCGGGCAAGCCCGCGCCGGACACGTTCCTGGCCGGCGCCCGCGCCCTCGGGGTGGCGCCGGCGCAGGCCGCGGTGATCGAGGACGCGATCGCCGGCGTGCAGGCGGGCCGGGCCGGCAGCTTCGGCTACGTCGTCGGGGTCGATCGCCTCGACCAGGCCGCCGAGCTGGCCGCGAACGGGGCCGACGTCGTCGTCTCCGACCTGGCCGAACTCCTCGAGGGGGCGGCGTCATGA
- a CDS encoding ABC transporter permease — protein sequence MTAEASLEAGVPDGAPTPGAPRTRGGGAVGRATPAGRGGRVLALLTGYVPRRLGQALIVLWIAFTAAFVLLQAMPGDAIMIRFENPELGLSPEQIADIRASYGVDDPVLIQYLHTFAGFIRGDFGYSVQSGTPVRQLIAEAFPQTLVLAAAGFVLAVLLAFAIAFLSASARFAWIRTALRSVPSLFVSVPVFWLGIVLIQFFSFRLGWVAVINPGPVEGLILPVLTLAVPIAAPIAQILTRSIDEVYTQPFVRVVQAKGASPSWVLWRNVLKNATLPTLTMAGILFGELIGGAVVTETVFGRSGIGRITEQAVANQDTPVLQAVVLLAATVFVLINLTVDLIYPKLDPRLARRIGGSR from the coding sequence TTGACCGCTGAGGCGTCCCTCGAGGCCGGGGTGCCCGACGGCGCACCCACCCCGGGTGCGCCGCGCACCCGGGGCGGTGGCGCCGTCGGGCGTGCCACGCCGGCCGGTCGCGGCGGCCGCGTGCTCGCGCTGCTGACCGGCTACGTGCCGCGCCGGCTCGGGCAGGCCCTGATCGTCCTGTGGATCGCGTTCACCGCGGCCTTCGTGCTGCTCCAGGCGATGCCCGGCGACGCGATCATGATCCGGTTCGAGAACCCTGAGCTCGGGCTCTCCCCGGAACAGATCGCCGACATCCGGGCCTCCTACGGAGTCGACGACCCGGTGCTCATCCAGTACCTGCACACCTTCGCCGGTTTCATCCGTGGCGACTTCGGGTACTCGGTGCAGTCCGGTACGCCGGTGCGGCAGCTGATCGCGGAGGCCTTCCCGCAGACCCTGGTGCTGGCGGCGGCCGGGTTCGTCCTGGCGGTGCTGCTCGCGTTCGCCATCGCGTTCCTGAGTGCCTCGGCCCGCTTCGCGTGGATCCGCACGGCACTGCGCTCGGTGCCGTCGCTGTTCGTCTCGGTGCCGGTGTTCTGGCTCGGCATCGTGCTGATCCAGTTCTTCTCGTTCCGGCTCGGCTGGGTCGCCGTGATCAACCCCGGTCCCGTCGAGGGCCTGATCCTGCCGGTGCTGACCCTCGCGGTGCCGATCGCGGCTCCGATCGCGCAGATCCTCACCCGCAGCATCGACGAGGTGTACACCCAGCCGTTCGTCCGCGTGGTGCAGGCGAAGGGGGCCTCGCCATCGTGGGTCCTGTGGCGGAACGTGCTCAAGAACGCGACCCTGCCCACCCTGACCATGGCCGGCATCCTGTTCGGCGAACTGATCGGCGGGGCCGTGGTCACCGAGACCGTGTTCGGGCGCTCGGGCATCGGCCGGATCACCGAGCAGGCCGTGGCCAACCAGGACACCCCGGTGCTGCAGGCCGTGGTGCTGCTCGCCGCGACCGTGTTCGTCCTGATCAATCTCACCGTGGACCTGATCTACCCGAAGCTGGACCCGCGGCTGGCGCGCCGGATCGGAGGATCCCGATGA
- a CDS encoding glycoside hydrolase family 65 protein produces MTDFTGVNPADRGSKDADATEYERDSAYRVDPWTLSRTGLDLHTLAASESLYSLANGHIGLRGSLEEGEPRAVPGTYVNGFFEERPLPHAESGYGFPESGETAVNVTDGKIIRLFVGDSPFDMRYGAIEHHERALDLRAGTLDRHTEWTSPSGTPVRVTSRRLVSFAQRSLAAICYDVEPLDGDAYVALQSDLLANESGSTPSSDPRDAAHLDRPLRAEFAAARDSRAVLVHRTRRSKLRVAAGMTHLLEVPDEVETTIEAAGDLARYTVTAKVPRGSRLRLIKLVAYGWSHRRSAPALRDQVEAALSVARLTGWDGLVEQQRNFLDEFWSRADVEIDGDPALQQAVRVSMFHILQSAARAEGQAISAKGLSGVGYDGHTFWDAEVFALPMLTYTMPAAARDHLVWRHATLGEARARAKELGLRGAAFPWRTISGKENSGYWPAGTAAFHVNSAVAAATARYLAVTGDEDFEIGAGVELLTETARLWASIGHFNDTEFHIDGVTGPDEYTAIVDDNLYTNVMAAQNLTDAADACERRPEVAATLGVNADEIALWRRAAAGVSMPYNDNLGVHEQSLGFTRHAEWDFAATKKKFYPLLLHYPYFQLYRRQVIKQADLTLAMHLRGDLFTPEQKERNFAYYEARTVRDSSLSAATQAVLAAETGHLELAYDYWAEVAFVDLGDLHGNVDDGLHIAAMGGSWMVAVAGFGGMRDHGGRVTFAPRLPRALQRIAFQLTYGGNVLRVSIRRDADTGAEEATYEVEAGPGLRTWHHGEPVDVHPDHPVTLPVPAAPDVEPVQQPARRAPKRRHSNGR; encoded by the coding sequence ATGACCGACTTCACCGGCGTGAACCCCGCGGACCGGGGCAGCAAGGACGCGGACGCGACCGAGTACGAGCGGGACAGCGCCTACCGGGTGGACCCGTGGACGCTGAGCCGCACCGGCCTGGACCTGCACACGCTCGCCGCGAGCGAGTCGCTGTACTCCCTCGCGAACGGCCACATCGGGCTGCGCGGCTCCCTCGAGGAGGGTGAGCCGCGCGCGGTGCCGGGCACCTACGTGAACGGGTTCTTCGAGGAGCGCCCGCTCCCGCACGCCGAGTCCGGCTACGGCTTCCCGGAGTCCGGGGAGACCGCCGTCAACGTCACCGACGGCAAGATCATCCGGTTGTTCGTGGGTGACTCCCCGTTCGACATGCGCTACGGCGCGATCGAGCACCACGAGCGGGCCCTCGACCTGCGGGCCGGCACGCTGGACCGGCACACGGAGTGGACCTCCCCCAGTGGCACCCCGGTGCGGGTCACCTCCCGCCGGCTGGTGTCCTTCGCGCAGCGCTCGCTCGCGGCGATCTGTTACGACGTGGAGCCCCTGGACGGCGACGCCTACGTCGCGCTGCAGTCGGACCTGCTCGCGAACGAGTCCGGCTCCACGCCCTCCAGCGACCCGCGCGACGCCGCCCACCTGGACCGGCCGCTGCGCGCGGAGTTCGCCGCCGCCCGGGACAGCCGGGCCGTGCTGGTGCACCGGACCCGCCGCAGCAAACTCCGGGTCGCCGCCGGCATGACGCACCTGCTCGAGGTCCCGGACGAGGTCGAGACCACGATCGAGGCCGCCGGGGACCTGGCCCGTTACACGGTGACAGCGAAGGTCCCGCGCGGTTCCCGGCTGCGGCTGATCAAGCTGGTCGCCTACGGCTGGTCGCACCGGCGCTCCGCGCCGGCACTGCGTGACCAGGTGGAGGCGGCCCTGTCCGTCGCGCGGCTGACCGGCTGGGACGGGCTGGTCGAACAGCAGCGCAACTTCCTGGACGAGTTCTGGAGCCGGGCCGATGTCGAGATCGACGGCGACCCGGCCCTGCAGCAGGCGGTGCGTGTCTCGATGTTCCACATCCTGCAGTCCGCGGCCCGCGCCGAGGGGCAGGCGATCAGTGCGAAGGGGCTGTCCGGCGTCGGCTACGACGGGCACACGTTCTGGGACGCCGAGGTCTTCGCGCTGCCCATGCTCACGTACACGATGCCCGCCGCCGCACGCGACCACCTGGTCTGGCGCCACGCCACCCTCGGCGAGGCGCGCGCCCGGGCCAAGGAGCTCGGGCTGCGCGGGGCGGCCTTCCCGTGGCGGACGATCTCCGGCAAGGAGAACTCCGGGTACTGGCCGGCCGGGACCGCAGCCTTCCACGTGAACTCCGCGGTGGCGGCCGCCACCGCCCGGTACCTCGCGGTGACAGGTGACGAGGACTTCGAGATCGGCGCCGGGGTGGAACTCCTCACCGAGACCGCCCGGCTGTGGGCCTCGATCGGGCACTTCAACGACACCGAGTTCCACATCGACGGGGTCACCGGCCCCGACGAGTACACGGCGATCGTCGACGACAACCTCTACACGAACGTGATGGCGGCACAGAACCTCACCGACGCGGCAGATGCCTGCGAGCGCCGCCCGGAGGTCGCCGCCACGCTCGGCGTGAACGCCGACGAGATCGCCCTCTGGCGGCGGGCCGCGGCCGGCGTGTCGATGCCCTACAACGACAACCTCGGCGTGCACGAGCAGTCGCTCGGCTTCACCCGGCACGCCGAGTGGGACTTCGCCGCCACGAAGAAGAAGTTCTACCCGCTGCTGCTGCACTACCCGTACTTCCAGCTGTACCGGCGCCAGGTGATCAAGCAGGCGGACCTGACGCTCGCGATGCACCTGCGCGGGGACCTGTTCACGCCCGAGCAGAAGGAACGCAACTTCGCCTACTACGAGGCCCGCACCGTCCGGGACTCGTCCCTTTCCGCGGCCACGCAGGCGGTCCTGGCCGCCGAGACCGGGCACCTCGAACTCGCCTACGACTACTGGGCCGAGGTCGCGTTCGTGGACCTCGGCGACCTGCACGGCAACGTCGACGACGGCCTGCACATCGCCGCCATGGGCGGCTCCTGGATGGTCGCCGTCGCCGGCTTCGGCGGGATGCGCGACCACGGCGGCCGGGTGACGTTCGCGCCCCGGCTGCCGCGGGCGCTGCAGCGGATCGCGTTCCAACTCACCTACGGCGGCAACGTGCTCCGGGTGAGCATCCGCCGCGATGCCGACACGGGCGCCGAGGAGGCCACCTACGAGGTCGAGGCCGGCCCGGGTCTGCGGACCTGGCACCACGGGGAACCGGTCGACGTGCACCCCGACCATCCCGTGACCCTGCCCGTACCCGCGGCACCGGATGTCGAACCGGTCCAGCAACCCGCCCGGCGGGCCCCGAAGCGACGACACTCGAACGGACGCTGA
- a CDS encoding dipeptide ABC transporter ATP-binding protein — MSGASGPVRARTGASAAVGSDRPDGAAPVLEVRDLSVAYSSGHEWTTVVHDVSLRVHPGEVVAVVGESGSGKTTTAQAVIGLLAENGSVTAGQILLNGTDITAWSPKQLQAVRGTRVGLVPQDPNNSLNPVKRIGDSLGEVLRIHRWGDKRAIRARVVELLEKVGIPDPELRARQYPHELSGGMKQRVLIASAIALDPELIIADEATSALDVTVQRNILDLLDELRVELGTAILLVTHDLAVAADRATSVVVLKDGRVQEQGTKDQVLTAPASAYTRQLLDDAPALATSGRRTLAQVERILADGAAAEPALAVSDLVQEFSLGRGRVPLRAVDGVSFTVQPGTTHAIVGESGSGKTTIARAVLGFHTPTSGSITVAGQEITGLRGERLRQFRRVLQMVYQNPFSSLDPRQDVAGIIAEPLTNFGLGDRAARAAKVTALLDQVSLPASVAARRPAELSGGQRQRVAIARALVLEPQVLVLDEAVSALDVSVQAQILRLLERLQDDLGLTYLFISHDLAVVRHISHTVTVLHQGRVVESGLTESVFTEPAEPYTRALLAAIPGRLAPAAPAGEPSA, encoded by the coding sequence ATGAGCGGCGCGAGCGGGCCGGTGCGTGCGCGAACCGGGGCGAGTGCCGCCGTCGGGTCGGACCGGCCCGACGGCGCAGCGCCGGTCCTGGAGGTCCGTGACCTCTCGGTGGCCTACTCCAGCGGCCACGAGTGGACCACCGTGGTGCACGACGTGTCGCTGCGGGTCCACCCCGGCGAGGTCGTCGCCGTGGTGGGTGAGTCCGGCTCCGGCAAGACCACCACCGCGCAAGCCGTGATCGGGCTGCTGGCGGAGAACGGGTCGGTCACCGCGGGGCAGATCCTGCTCAACGGGACCGACATCACCGCCTGGTCCCCGAAGCAGCTGCAGGCCGTCCGGGGCACCCGAGTCGGGCTGGTGCCGCAGGACCCGAACAACTCCCTGAACCCGGTCAAGCGCATCGGGGACAGCCTCGGCGAGGTGCTCCGGATCCACCGGTGGGGTGACAAGCGGGCGATCCGGGCCCGGGTCGTCGAGCTGCTCGAGAAGGTCGGCATCCCCGACCCGGAACTGCGTGCGCGCCAGTACCCGCACGAGCTGTCCGGGGGCATGAAGCAGCGGGTGCTGATCGCGTCCGCGATCGCCCTCGACCCGGAACTGATCATCGCCGACGAGGCCACCTCCGCCCTGGACGTGACCGTGCAGCGCAACATCCTGGACCTGCTGGACGAGTTGCGCGTCGAACTCGGCACGGCGATCCTGCTCGTCACCCACGACTTGGCGGTGGCCGCGGACCGGGCCACGTCCGTGGTGGTCCTCAAGGACGGCCGCGTCCAGGAACAGGGCACCAAGGATCAGGTGCTCACCGCGCCGGCGTCGGCCTACACCAGGCAGCTCCTCGACGATGCCCCGGCGCTGGCCACGTCGGGCCGGCGCACCCTGGCGCAGGTCGAACGGATCCTGGCCGACGGCGCGGCAGCCGAGCCCGCCCTCGCGGTCAGCGACCTCGTGCAGGAGTTCTCCCTCGGCCGCGGTCGGGTGCCGTTGCGTGCGGTCGACGGGGTCTCGTTCACGGTGCAGCCGGGCACCACCCACGCCATCGTCGGCGAATCCGGCTCCGGCAAGACCACGATCGCACGGGCCGTGCTCGGGTTCCACACGCCGACGTCGGGGTCGATCACCGTCGCCGGCCAGGAGATCACCGGGCTCCGGGGGGAGCGCCTGCGCCAGTTCCGGCGGGTGCTGCAGATGGTCTATCAGAACCCGTTCAGCTCGCTCGACCCGCGCCAGGACGTGGCGGGCATCATCGCCGAGCCCTTGACCAACTTCGGTCTCGGTGACCGGGCCGCCCGGGCCGCGAAGGTCACCGCCCTGCTCGATCAGGTGTCGCTGCCGGCCTCGGTGGCCGCGCGGCGGCCGGCGGAGCTCTCCGGCGGGCAGCGGCAACGGGTCGCGATCGCCCGTGCCCTGGTGCTCGAGCCGCAGGTGCTGGTCCTGGACGAGGCGGTCTCCGCGCTGGACGTGAGCGTGCAGGCGCAGATCCTGCGGCTGCTCGAACGACTGCAGGACGACCTCGGCCTGACCTACCTGTTCATCTCCCACGACCTGGCGGTGGTGCGGCACATCTCGCACACCGTGACGGTCCTGCACCAGGGCCGTGTGGTCGAGAGCGGGCTCACCGAGTCGGTGTTCACCGAGCCGGCCGAGCCCTACACCCGCGCCCTTCTGGCGGCCATCCCGGGGCGGCTCGCCCCGGCGGCGCCAGCGGGGGAGCCATCCGCATGA
- a CDS encoding TIGR04028 family ABC transporter substrate-binding protein gives MIRAHRGWQGAAALGATLALVLTACGSDGGSGGNGEPSGDPVTGGTLVYLEHQPHNTLYPPAAGFYPNGGLVNNITDRLVYQDPQTLEFEPWIATDWEVNADATQYTFNLRGDVTFSDGSPLDATVVAANFDLYGLGDPDRALTVSEAVNNYASSEVVDADTVVFNFSAPAPGFLQAASTINSGLVSAGTLEGAFEDYGPGNGENVIGSGPFVITAEEIGTSVTLTAREDYAWAPESLQNQGRPYVDEVQVTVTPEDSVRVGALTSGQADVIRYVEAQDEAQVAGAGLDIYAPQTRGVNNSLSLRFTNPILSDIRVRQALIAGIDRQQVVDTIYTENYPLATSSLSSTALGYTDLEEYYAFDPERAADLLDEAGWTLGADGIRERDGQSLTLVVNEAAPQPRSFEALTLISQQLAEIGVDLQILRADAGTYTEAIQDADQVQIYHSMVGRADLDVIKSQYYSTNRNTLLNRDPATDAIADPELEALLAAVASEADGDTRIANSQAVQTYLAENAYVIPLFEEPQVFGSQTDVEGLSFESVGRPSFYEVWLDR, from the coding sequence ATGATCAGAGCCCACCGCGGATGGCAGGGCGCAGCGGCGCTCGGCGCCACACTCGCCCTGGTCCTCACGGCGTGTGGATCCGACGGCGGGTCCGGTGGGAACGGTGAGCCCAGCGGTGACCCGGTCACCGGCGGCACGTTGGTCTACCTCGAGCACCAGCCGCACAACACGCTCTACCCGCCGGCGGCCGGCTTCTACCCGAACGGTGGCCTGGTCAACAACATCACGGACCGGCTGGTCTACCAGGACCCGCAGACCCTGGAGTTCGAGCCGTGGATCGCCACCGACTGGGAGGTGAACGCCGACGCCACGCAATACACGTTCAACCTTCGCGGCGACGTCACGTTCTCCGACGGCTCGCCGTTGGACGCGACGGTGGTCGCCGCGAACTTCGACCTCTACGGCCTCGGTGACCCGGACCGTGCCCTGACCGTCTCCGAGGCCGTGAACAACTACGCCTCGAGCGAGGTGGTCGATGCCGACACCGTGGTCTTCAACTTCTCGGCGCCGGCCCCGGGCTTCCTGCAGGCCGCCTCCACGATCAACTCCGGCCTGGTGTCCGCGGGCACCCTGGAGGGCGCGTTCGAGGACTACGGCCCCGGCAATGGTGAGAACGTCATCGGTTCCGGCCCGTTCGTGATCACGGCCGAGGAGATCGGCACCAGTGTCACCCTGACGGCCCGCGAGGACTACGCCTGGGCGCCGGAGTCGCTTCAGAACCAGGGCCGGCCCTACGTCGACGAGGTGCAGGTCACCGTCACCCCGGAGGACAGCGTCCGGGTCGGCGCCCTGACCTCGGGCCAGGCGGACGTGATCCGCTACGTCGAAGCCCAGGACGAGGCCCAGGTGGCCGGCGCCGGGCTGGACATCTACGCCCCGCAGACCCGTGGCGTGAACAACTCCCTGAGCCTGCGGTTCACGAACCCGATCCTGTCCGACATCCGGGTGCGGCAGGCGCTCATCGCCGGCATCGACCGCCAGCAGGTGGTGGACACCATCTACACCGAGAACTACCCCCTGGCCACCTCCTCGCTGAGCAGCACCGCGCTCGGCTACACCGACCTCGAGGAGTACTACGCGTTCGACCCCGAGCGAGCCGCCGACCTGCTCGACGAGGCAGGCTGGACCCTCGGCGCCGACGGGATCCGGGAGCGGGACGGCCAGAGCCTGACCCTCGTGGTGAACGAGGCTGCCCCGCAGCCCCGCTCGTTCGAGGCGCTCACGCTGATCAGCCAGCAGCTCGCCGAGATCGGTGTGGACCTGCAGATCCTGCGGGCCGACGCCGGCACCTACACCGAGGCCATCCAGGACGCGGACCAGGTGCAGATCTACCACTCGATGGTGGGCCGCGCCGACCTGGACGTCATCAAGAGCCAGTACTACTCCACGAACCGCAACACCCTGCTGAACCGGGACCCGGCCACGGACGCGATCGCCGACCCGGAACTGGAGGCCCTCCTGGCCGCCGTCGCCTCCGAGGCCGACGGCGACACCCGGATCGCGAACTCGCAGGCGGTGCAGACCTACCTGGCCGAGAACGCGTACGTGATCCCGCTGTTCGAGGAGCCGCAGGTGTTCGGCTCGCAGACCGACGTGGAGGGCCTCTCCTTCGAGTCGGTCGGTCGCCCGAGCTTCTACGAGGTGTGGCTTGACCGCTGA
- a CDS encoding ABC transporter permease: MTESRLLEATPLLPQVAEPEPGTPAPPGSAPADGRSRRRRRGRIRVTEVIPWLVIAIVVAWAALPGLFTSYGPIAGDAAAALQGPSAEHLFGTDATGRDMFTRVVYGAVHSLTGALVAVTVGLVLGTGIGVIAGSVGGFVDDVLMRVVDVLLAVPTLLLSLSVIILLGFGTVQAAVAVGIASVAAFARLSRSEVVRVRRTDYVEAAFASGGTFFNVVRRHVLPNSLTAVIALAALQFGTAILAISTLGFLGYGAPPPTPEWGLMIAEGRNYVATAWWLTTLPGLVVVAVVLSANRISADIARRGRA, translated from the coding sequence ATGACCGAGTCCCGACTCCTCGAGGCGACCCCGCTGTTGCCGCAGGTGGCCGAGCCCGAGCCGGGCACGCCAGCCCCGCCGGGATCGGCACCGGCGGACGGGCGGTCCCGCCGGCGTCGTCGCGGCCGGATCCGGGTCACCGAGGTGATCCCGTGGCTGGTCATCGCGATCGTGGTGGCCTGGGCCGCGCTGCCGGGCCTGTTCACCTCCTACGGCCCGATCGCCGGCGACGCCGCGGCCGCGCTGCAGGGCCCCAGCGCCGAGCACCTGTTCGGCACGGACGCCACCGGTCGGGACATGTTCACCCGGGTGGTCTACGGCGCCGTGCACTCCCTGACCGGGGCCCTGGTCGCCGTGACGGTCGGCCTGGTGCTCGGCACCGGGATCGGCGTGATCGCCGGCTCGGTCGGCGGATTCGTCGACGACGTCCTGATGCGCGTGGTCGACGTGCTCCTCGCCGTGCCGACCCTGCTGCTGTCGCTGAGCGTGATCATCCTGCTCGGGTTCGGCACCGTGCAGGCGGCAGTCGCGGTCGGGATCGCCTCGGTCGCCGCGTTCGCCCGGCTGTCCCGCTCCGAGGTGGTCCGGGTCCGGCGTACCGACTACGTGGAGGCCGCGTTCGCCTCCGGTGGCACCTTCTTCAACGTGGTCCGAAGGCATGTGCTGCCGAACTCCCTGACCGCCGTGATCGCCCTCGCCGCCCTGCAGTTCGGGACCGCGATCCTGGCCATCTCCACCCTCGGCTTCCTCGGCTACGGCGCACCGCCGCCCACTCCCGAGTGGGGGCTGATGATCGCCGAGGGTCGCAACTACGTGGCGACCGCGTGGTGGCTGACCACCCTGCCCGGCCTCGTGGTCGTGGCCGTGGTGCTCTCCGCCAACCGGATCTCCGCCGACATCGCCCGGCGGGGCCGGGCATGA